A single window of Nicotiana sylvestris chromosome 5, ASM39365v2, whole genome shotgun sequence DNA harbors:
- the LOC138869642 gene encoding uncharacterized protein: protein MFWVFKPAIDSFVHCRPVISIDGTHVYGKHDIKMLIAIAVYANGSVFPLAFAICANEIQETWTWFLNHLKEHVVRQRSGICLISDRCDGSLSLVQTLDAWKEPFVYHSYCVRHLKTNFHLSDQELT, encoded by the coding sequence ATGTTTTGGGTATTTAAACCAGCCATTGatagttttgtgcattgtcggCCGGTAATCTCCATAGACGGCACACATGTTTATGGAAAGCATGATATTAAGATGTTGATTGCCATTGCAGTATATGCTAATGGAAGTGTATTTCCCCTCGCAtttgctatttgtgccaatgaaattCAAGAGACATGGACAtggtttttgaaccacttgaaggagcATGTTGTCAGacaacgttcaggtatttgtctaatatctgatcggtgTGATGGGAGTTTAAGTCTTGTACAGACTTTGGATGCATGGAAGGAACCATTTGTCTACCACAGTTACTGTGTTAGGCACTTGAAGACCAATTTCCACTTATCCGATCAAGAGCTtacatga